From Macaca mulatta isolate MMU2019108-1 chromosome 1, T2T-MMU8v2.0, whole genome shotgun sequence, the proteins below share one genomic window:
- the ARTN gene encoding artemin isoform X2 translates to MELGLGGLSALSHCPWPRRQPALWPTLAALALLSSVAEASLGPAPPSPAPREGPAPVLAPPAGHLPGGRTARWCSGRARRPPSQPSRPAPPPPAPPSAPPRGGRAARAGGPGSRPRAAGARGCRLRSQLVPVRALGLGHRSDELVRFRFCSGSCRRARSPHDLSLASLLGAGALRPPPGSRPISQPCCRPTHYEAVSFMDVNSTWRTVDRLSATACGCLG, encoded by the exons ATGGAACTTGGACTTGGAGGCCTCTCCGCACTGTCCCACTGCCCCTGGCCTAGGCGGCAG CCTGCCCTGTGGCCCACCCTGGCCGCTCTGGCTCTGCTGAGCAGCGTCGCAGAGGCCTCCCTGGGACCCGCgccccccagccctgccccccgCGAAGGCCCCGCGCCTGTCTTGGCGCCCCCCGCCGGCCACCTGCCGG GGGGACGCACGGCCCGCTGGTGCAGTGGAAGAGCCCGGCGGCCGCCGTCGCAGCCTTCTCgtcccgcgccgccgccgcccgcgcccCCATCTGCTCCTCCCCGCGGGGGCCGCGCAGCGCGGGCTGGGGGCCCGGGCAGCCGCCCTCGGGCCGCGGGGGCGCGGGGCTGCCGCCTGCGCTCGCAGCTGGTGCCAGTGCGCGCGCTCGGCCTGGGCCACCGTTCCGACGAGCTGGTGCGTTTCCGCTTCTGCAGCGGCTCCTGCCGCCGCGCGCGATCTCCGCACGACCTCAGCCTGGCCAGCCTACTGGGCGCTGGGGCCCTCCGACCGCCCCCGGGCTCCCGGCCCATCAGCCAGCCCTGCTGCCGACCCACGCACTACGAAGCAGTCTCCTTCATGGACGTCAATAGCACCTGGAGAACCGTGGACCGTCTCTCGGCCACCGCCTGCGGCTGCCTGGGCTGA
- the ARTN gene encoding artemin isoform X1 — protein MELGLGGLSALSHCPWPRRQTPLGLSAQPALWPTLAALALLSSVAEASLGPAPPSPAPREGPAPVLAPPAGHLPGGRTARWCSGRARRPPSQPSRPAPPPPAPPSAPPRGGRAARAGGPGSRPRAAGARGCRLRSQLVPVRALGLGHRSDELVRFRFCSGSCRRARSPHDLSLASLLGAGALRPPPGSRPISQPCCRPTHYEAVSFMDVNSTWRTVDRLSATACGCLG, from the exons ATGGAACTTGGACTTGGAGGCCTCTCCGCACTGTCCCACTGCCCCTGGCCTAGGCGGCAG ACTCCACTTGGTCTCTCCGCGCAGCCTGCCCTGTGGCCCACCCTGGCCGCTCTGGCTCTGCTGAGCAGCGTCGCAGAGGCCTCCCTGGGACCCGCgccccccagccctgccccccgCGAAGGCCCCGCGCCTGTCTTGGCGCCCCCCGCCGGCCACCTGCCGG GGGGACGCACGGCCCGCTGGTGCAGTGGAAGAGCCCGGCGGCCGCCGTCGCAGCCTTCTCgtcccgcgccgccgccgcccgcgcccCCATCTGCTCCTCCCCGCGGGGGCCGCGCAGCGCGGGCTGGGGGCCCGGGCAGCCGCCCTCGGGCCGCGGGGGCGCGGGGCTGCCGCCTGCGCTCGCAGCTGGTGCCAGTGCGCGCGCTCGGCCTGGGCCACCGTTCCGACGAGCTGGTGCGTTTCCGCTTCTGCAGCGGCTCCTGCCGCCGCGCGCGATCTCCGCACGACCTCAGCCTGGCCAGCCTACTGGGCGCTGGGGCCCTCCGACCGCCCCCGGGCTCCCGGCCCATCAGCCAGCCCTGCTGCCGACCCACGCACTACGAAGCAGTCTCCTTCATGGACGTCAATAGCACCTGGAGAACCGTGGACCGTCTCTCGGCCACCGCCTGCGGCTGCCTGGGCTGA